Part of the Phycisphaerales bacterium AB-hyl4 genome, GATTGTCGAGCAGGTGGGCGGTGAGGTGTGGGTGGCGTCGGAGCCGGGTGCGGGTTGTCGGTTTCACTTTACGTGGCCTGGGGCGGTGGATTCGCCGCGATCGGGGGAAGCGGCTGTATTGGCGGATGAGGCGTTGGTGGCGGGAGAGTTACATCGGAAGCGGGGGGCGGATGCGTAATGGTTTATGGACGGATGCTGGTTGAGATGATGTGTCTGAGGTTGTTGGCGTTGCACTGGTTGCAGGATGAAACGGGATGAACTCACCGGTTCGATTGTTACATGTGGAAGATGATTCGCTGGACCGCAGGGCGTTGCGGCGGCTGGTTCGGCAGCAGGATTTGCCCTGGGAGGTGAATGAGGCGGCGACGCTGGCGGAGGCGCGTGAGCTGTTGTCGTCGGGTCGGTTTGACCTTGCGATCGTGGACTATCACTTGCCGGACGGGGATGGGACGGCGTTGTTTGGGGAGGCGGTGGGGACGCCTTTCATTTTGTTGACTGGGACGTTGGAGGAGCATCTGGCGTTGCGGGTGATGGAGCGTGGTGCGGATGATTATCTGCCGAAGGACACGGAGCAGCATTATCTGAAGGTGTTGCCGTTCGCGGTGGAGAAGACGCTTCGCCGTCAGCGGCTGCACGAGGCGGAGCAGCGGTTGACGGTTCAGCTTCGCGAGAGCGAGGAGCAGCTTCGACTGCTGGTGGAGAACGTGCGTGGCTATGCGTTATTCATGCTCGATCCGGACGGCCGTGTTGCGTCGTGGAATCGTGGGGCGGAGCAGATCAAGGGGTACACGGCGAAGGAGATTATCGGTAACCCGTTTGAGGTCTGTTATACGCCGGAGGCCGTGGCGGACGGGGTGCCGGCGCGGGCGTTGCGTGAAGCGAAGGAGCAGGGGCGGTACGTCGGCGAGAACTGGCTGGTGCGGAAGGATGGCAGCCGATTCTGGGCGAGCATTTCGGTCACGGCGGTTTACGGGGAGGCAGGGGAACTGCGCGGGTTTGTGAAGGTGACGCAGGATCTGACGGACCGCAAGCGGATGGAGGACGAGCTGCGCGAGTTGAACCGGACGCTGGAGGATCGCGTTGCGCTGCGGTCGGCGGAGGCGGAGCAGAAGACGGCGCAGCTACGTCGGCTGCATGCGGAGTTGACGTCGGCGGAGCATCGTGAGCGGAAGCACTTGGCGCGGATGCTGCATGATGGTTTGCAGCAGCTATTGGTGGCGGCGAAGCTGCGGCTGGGGGTGATCGATACGTCAAGCGGCGACTCGGATCAGCATGCGCGTGTGAAGCAAATTGATGAACTGCTGAATCAGGCGGTTGAGGCGTGTCGGTCGCTGACGGCGGAGCTGGTGCCGCCGGTGTTGTATGACCGTGGGCTGGTGGCGGGGCTGCATTGGCTTGCGCGGCATATGCGAACGCATCATGATTTCAATGTGGCGGTG contains:
- a CDS encoding response regulator; protein product: MNSPVRLLHVEDDSLDRRALRRLVRQQDLPWEVNEAATLAEARELLSSGRFDLAIVDYHLPDGDGTALFGEAVGTPFILLTGTLEEHLALRVMERGADDYLPKDTEQHYLKVLPFAVEKTLRRQRLHEAEQRLTVQLRESEEQLRLLVENVRGYALFMLDPDGRVASWNRGAEQIKGYTAKEIIGNPFEVCYTPEAVADGVPARALREAKEQGRYVGENWLVRKDGSRFWASISVTAVYGEAGELRGFVKVTQDLTDRKRMEDELRELNRTLEDRVALRSAEAEQKTAQLRRLHAELTSAEHRERKHLARMLHDGLQQLLVAAKLRLGVIDTSSGDSDQHARVKQIDELLNQAVEACRSLTAELVPPVLYDRGLVAGLHWLARHMRTHHDFNVAVQAQDQAEPTREDLRIMLFEAARELVFNAVKHAQVSDVEVALSYDSESRHTCLEVRDEGPGFDPSKVELQSTTDSGYGLFNLRERVQAVGGVLKIDSSPGRGTRVTVRVPLSVGERELGEQPRLASASAGSRSASNGEAAIRVLLADDHKAMRDGIASLLAGEAGMTVVGEAADGKQVLDLAQQLRPNVVVMDVTMPEVDGVEATRRIRQTMPGVGVVGLSMHNDPSVRAAMTEAGASVYLSKDGPLDEMVDAIRACAASIG